A section of the Alkalihalobacillus sp. LMS39 genome encodes:
- a CDS encoding DUF2268 domain-containing protein, with translation MKIIVENTMEQYETMFAMTEGREDYFRYTMMKPFEPMWKTIQVPLQAKQHGGYDVLMAVDMLGYMPVFEEEKGWEAIAKLKEINALQTAEATLRLCVERMKKKDIEVKTNELRFGLYIANPEKLKLQKGYCGFGGIPGFIHVSIFPNSYNIPRLPAVIAHEFHHNIRFSYFDWDHGNVTVGDYLVIEGLAESFAKELYGEHLLGPWVTSIDKDDLLYSLDVIKENLDVKGFAEVSSYMFGDVFAKEQGYSPVGLSPFAGYAVGYEVVQSFMRENSIGIAEATLLSTKDIIGNCRLFE, from the coding sequence ATGAAGATTATCGTGGAAAATACGATGGAACAATATGAAACGATGTTTGCGATGACTGAAGGCAGAGAGGATTATTTCCGGTATACGATGATGAAGCCGTTTGAACCGATGTGGAAGACGATACAAGTCCCACTACAAGCGAAACAACATGGGGGTTATGATGTATTAATGGCCGTTGATATGCTTGGCTATATGCCAGTATTTGAAGAGGAAAAAGGGTGGGAAGCGATAGCAAAGTTAAAAGAAATAAACGCACTTCAAACGGCTGAAGCTACGTTGCGATTATGTGTTGAACGGATGAAGAAAAAAGACATAGAGGTAAAGACAAATGAATTGAGGTTTGGATTATATATTGCTAATCCAGAAAAGCTCAAATTGCAAAAAGGCTATTGTGGGTTTGGGGGGATTCCTGGTTTTATTCACGTGTCTATTTTTCCGAATTCTTATAATATCCCTAGGCTACCTGCAGTGATTGCCCATGAATTTCACCATAATATTCGCTTTTCCTATTTTGATTGGGACCATGGCAATGTTACAGTTGGTGATTATTTAGTGATTGAAGGACTGGCCGAATCGTTTGCAAAAGAATTGTACGGAGAACACTTATTAGGGCCTTGGGTCACATCTATCGATAAAGATGATTTGCTGTATTCGCTTGACGTTATTAAAGAAAATCTCGATGTGAAAGGTTTTGCGGAAGTGAGCAGTTATATGTTCGGTGATGTGTTTGCTAAAGAGCAAGGCTATTCACCAGTAGGTTTGTCACCGTTTGCTGGATATGCGGTGGGCTATGAAGTGGTTCAATCATTTATGAGAGAAAATAGCATTGGTATAGCGGAAGCGACATTATTATCGACAAAGGACATTATTGGGAATTGTAGGTTGTTTGAGTAA
- a CDS encoding HIT family protein: MEDCFICQKHSGTIQTAGNAIYENEFVQVGHIDNGENPHYLGHVMIDLKRHAPTLADMTEVESAAFGKMMSAVSKALMETEKAEHVYCYVLGDAVPHLHMHVVPRYPNTPKQYWGPNAVYDWEEAPMGNEEDVRALCERLAAYFKNIT, encoded by the coding sequence GTGGAAGATTGTTTTATCTGTCAAAAACATAGCGGTACGATTCAAACAGCGGGAAACGCGATTTATGAAAATGAGTTTGTTCAAGTTGGTCACATCGATAACGGAGAAAATCCTCATTATTTAGGACATGTCATGATTGATTTAAAAAGACATGCCCCGACGTTAGCGGATATGACAGAAGTGGAATCGGCTGCCTTTGGGAAGATGATGTCTGCGGTTAGTAAAGCGTTAATGGAAACGGAAAAAGCAGAGCATGTTTACTGCTATGTTTTAGGTGATGCTGTACCTCATCTTCATATGCATGTTGTGCCCCGATATCCGAATACGCCAAAACAATATTGGGGGCCTAATGCGGTTTATGACTGGGAAGAAGCTCCAATGGGGAACGAAGAAGATGTACGAGCACTTTGTGAACGATTAGCAGCGTACTTCAAAAACATAACATGA
- a CDS encoding protein phosphatase 2C domain-containing protein gives MRKVEQWSWVGDQRDFIDAPHVFSQQHISIGRYGGNSAAGQMKNEDGCLVWSHLIQGWEFSIVVDAHHTSESANLIIQYIKENEEVLLQIFSYNNVEKMFTQLDAKIISLFQSELFLRRCERVRGEASCLLVARKENYVWWFSVGDCVLFVFHNDFAALQQFQVNQRQFFEWIGKENTFAQTVPSYSHGIRQLRKGWNTLFLTTDGIIECPTEPYNNPVLIQKELEQDSLEEGVQTLFETIRKNNVRDNTTLITWKVYVEEEGMKPSQ, from the coding sequence ATGAGGAAAGTTGAACAATGGAGTTGGGTAGGAGATCAACGAGATTTTATTGATGCCCCACATGTTTTCAGTCAACAACATATAAGTATCGGACGGTATGGTGGAAATTCAGCAGCAGGACAAATGAAAAATGAAGATGGATGTTTAGTTTGGTCTCATTTGATACAAGGCTGGGAGTTTAGTATTGTAGTAGATGCTCATCATACATCAGAAAGTGCAAATTTGATTATTCAATATATAAAAGAAAACGAAGAGGTTCTTCTACAAATCTTTTCGTACAACAATGTAGAAAAGATGTTTACACAACTAGATGCTAAAATTATCTCATTATTTCAATCTGAATTATTCTTACGTCGTTGTGAAAGGGTAAGAGGAGAAGCGTCATGTTTACTCGTTGCTAGAAAAGAAAACTATGTGTGGTGGTTTTCTGTTGGAGATTGTGTCCTTTTTGTTTTTCATAATGATTTCGCAGCATTACAACAATTTCAAGTGAATCAACGCCAATTTTTTGAATGGATTGGGAAAGAAAATACGTTTGCACAGACGGTTCCTAGTTATAGTCATGGCATTCGTCAGCTTAGAAAAGGGTGGAACACTCTTTTTTTAACGACAGATGGAATCATCGAATGTCCTACTGAACCGTACAACAACCCAGTATTAATTCAAAAGGAGTTGGAGCAGGATTCTCTTGAAGAAGGGGTGCAAACATTGTTTGAAACGATAAGAAAAAACAATGTAAGAGATAATACAACACTAATCACGTGGAAAGTTTATGTGGAAGAAGAAGGCATGAAACCTTCACAATAA
- a CDS encoding YqhG family protein, translating into MQQHQINHFLERYFTANHSPVIEKQEGYMQVQLSIELDKALMNRPFYWHYLEKTGGEPNPMKMTLITNQEKAPDDIKGELIHFGSPRLHQIFQSTQELGGFIRLYEQVQVQTQERQMTPLQPWICMNTKISFQCDRKKDVLLSLGLNLINGAMIPNFYENMIKRELTPNIPDFCFKLSPLITPKSGMLRLEKVIRTFIDEQDKTWAEEAKKRWDADLHLLNQFYEDTEEIPESYDIEKEALRSQYEPVVKVKVINGGMFYLQQ; encoded by the coding sequence GTGCAACAGCATCAAATTAATCATTTTCTTGAACGTTATTTCACTGCTAATCACAGTCCTGTTATTGAAAAACAAGAGGGGTATATGCAAGTCCAGTTATCGATAGAATTAGATAAAGCATTAATGAACCGGCCATTTTATTGGCATTACTTAGAAAAAACCGGTGGCGAACCAAACCCGATGAAAATGACGTTAATTACAAATCAAGAAAAAGCACCAGACGATATAAAAGGCGAACTTATTCATTTCGGCTCTCCTCGTCTCCATCAAATCTTTCAATCAACACAAGAGCTTGGTGGCTTTATTCGGTTATATGAACAAGTCCAGGTGCAAACACAAGAAAGGCAAATGACACCATTGCAACCATGGATTTGCATGAATACGAAGATTTCCTTCCAATGCGACCGAAAGAAAGATGTGTTGTTGTCGCTCGGGTTAAATTTAATTAACGGGGCTATGATACCGAATTTTTATGAGAACATGATAAAACGCGAGCTTACTCCGAATATACCTGATTTTTGTTTTAAGCTGTCACCGCTTATCACGCCAAAAAGCGGGATGTTACGCTTAGAAAAAGTCATTCGAACCTTTATTGACGAGCAAGATAAAACATGGGCAGAAGAAGCAAAAAAACGGTGGGATGCAGACTTACATTTATTAAACCAATTTTATGAGGATACAGAAGAAATACCAGAAAGCTATGACATTGAAAAAGAAGCTTTACGAAGTCAATATGAACCGGTTGTAAAAGTAAAAGTCATCAATGGTGGGATGTTTTATTTACAACAATAA